TACCATGACCAGGGTGTGGACCCACCTGGTCATACCTATCATACTCTTTTCTCTTATCTCCGTCCCTCCTAAACTCCACCCTTTCAAAGAACCAGgaaatctctcccccctcccacaacAGTGGTTTTTCTGAAGAAATTAAACAAAtctcggtaacactttagaataatggtccgttgttaacaagtagctatgcaggaagtaataggtagttctacattaacaccgaatttaatactattaactaatatggaaccaagattaactaagcagtaagtaatagctaatttacaacaaaggtagttccttggtaggtatttagttattactaaataaatgtatccttttgagaactacttgtgaactatgaccaattaagaaagaataaccaattaattactaatcacaaaagtaacatgtctaaaaagtgaacaatttggttgttttactcataacatggtcataacttttcagaagcttgtgcctcaaatgggtcctttgtggaaaccagtttatgaatattatattcccccaaatacgttaactacaggttgagattttgcctactcttaccaaaggatggacgaatgttctctgtttatttcaaacttaaacatggcataatacaataatattatgccatgtttaagttcggcaaaatctcaacctgtagttaacgtatttgggggaatataatattcataaactggtttccacaaagaactaatttcaggcacaagcttttgaaatgttatgaccctgttaagagttaaaaaaaaacagttgttcactttgtagacgtttcttttgtgattagtaattcattggttattctttcttaattggtcatagttcacaagtagttctcaatgaggatacatttatttagtaataatcaaatacctaccaaggaactacctttgtactaaattcgctattacttactgcttagttaatcttggttccatattagttaatagtattaaattcagtgttaatgtagaactacctattacttcctgcatagctactcattaacaacggaccatttttctaaagtgttacccaaatctctctttctctcgctccctccctctttctctctccacttgtgtttgtgtgagagagagcgaccgTCACTACCACTATAGCATGGCCCAGCAGGGAGTTGTGCTGGACCAGGACCAGTTCTGCTGTTCTATCTGTCTGGACCTCTTAAAGGATCCTGTCACCCTCCACTGTGGTCACAGCTACTGTAGCAGCTGTATCGAGGGCTACTGGGACCAGGATGAGCAGAAGGGAGTCTACAGCTGCCCCCAGTGCAGACAGAGCTTCACTCTGAGGCCTGCTCTGAAGGGGAACAACATGCTGGCTGAGgtggtggagaagctgaaggagacaggaggagcttTGTTTGTGGTCTTTGTTTGGTCAAGTTTGCTTTATTGACCATTTCACCTTGCGCAGTACAATACAGACGAATACAAATAATAGAAGATCAATTGTTCCCTAGGTGTCAGATGACTCCGGTTAAgggtattaatcagaaggttgccggtttcaTTCCAGGCTGTGGAATGACGTTGTGGTCTTGGGCAAGGCaaccttgcctcggggggaatgtccctgtacgtactgtatgtcgctctggataagagcttctactaaatgactacatgttcCACCTAAACTCCACCTTTTGACAGAACCAGTtcatcactccctcctcccacaAAAGTTGTTATTCTGAAGAAACCAAAccaatctctcgctctctcgctttctctgtgtgacagagagCGACCGTCACTACCACTCTAACATGGCCCAGCAGGGAGTTGTGCTGGACCAGGACCAGTTctgctgttctgtctgtctggaccTCTTAAAGGATCCTGTCACCCTCGCCTGTGGTCACAGCTACTGTAGCAGCTGTATCGAGGGCTACTGGGACCAGGATGAGCAGAAGGGAGTCTACAGCTGCCCCCAGTGCAGACAGAGCTTCACTCTGAGGCCTACTCTGAAGAGGAACAACATGCTGGCTGAGGTGGTGGAGAAGCTGAATGAGACAGGAGGAGCCCAGGTCGCCCCCTCTGAGCTGACCAATCCAGCTGGGCCAGGAGAggtgacctgtgacctctgcACTGGGcccaggaagcagagagccctcaagtcctgtctggtgtgtatggtgtcctactgccagactcacctccagccccactACCAGGTTCCTGGGCTGAAGAAACACAAGCTGGTGGAAGCCACGTCTGGACTGCAGGAGATGATCTGCTCCAGTCATGACAAGCTGCTGGAGGTCTTCTGTCGGACAGACCAGCAGTGTATCTGCATGCTGTGTACCATGGAAGAACATAAAGGCCATGACACGGTGTCAGCCAaagctgagaggaaggagaaacagGTAAGACCAGATCCATTCTTTGGTGACTGAGTGACTAacttaaaatatgaaagaaagcgtagagaataataataatagattttatttgtaacgcactttatatataaaaaacaaatatgaaaGTGCTAGAGAATGAAAAATTGATGTTTATCATAAATGCAGATTAGAATACAAATAGAGACATACTGAATGCAGATGTATTTGCATGTGATGTGTGAACAGGTTATGAATGATGTAGAATAGAGAATGCTACAATATCAAGATAGATTATTGAGCGTATCACCTGGACTAGTTCAAACCCTACCATCACTCAACAGTAATGACACTGTTACTGATCTCATATGAGTCCAAAGTCTGAACTCTTGCTTGGTCTACGTAGAGCACTACAAATATTAAACAAGTGCAGAACGAGTTTTATAACCAAGCTAACTGGATATATGGTGTGAATTACCATCACAACTAAATAACCTGTACACAACTCCACCTTAACTCTAACCCCTACATGACTCTACTGGATATTTAGGTATTCAGCACCAGCTGTGTTCAGTGTTGGTGTTCAGTGTGTTCTGACAGAGGTCCTCTCCACCAGAGTCCTGTACTGTAACTCCTACTGTGTTGTTGTCATGTGTGTTGTTCTCCAGGACAAGCTGGTCCTGAGTCAGCAGGAAGTCCAGCAGagagtccagcagagagagaaggagctgaaggagctcCAACAGGCTGTGGAGTCTCTCAAGGTCAGCATCAGGATCTCCACTACTGGAGCTCTGCTACTGTGCTGGTAGGGATATTTCTCACCCAGGGATATTCATCAGTGTGTATTTCATTTTCCTaatgtctacctgtctgttttctgtctgtccctatttctctctctctctctctctctctctctctctctctctctctctctctctctcgctctctctgtctctctctctctctctctctctctctctctctctctctctctctctctctctctctctctctctctctctctctctgtctgtccctatctctctctctttccaggtcTCTGGCCAGGCAGCAGAGAAGGACATTGAGAGGATCTTCACTGAGCTGATCCGCTCCATTGAGAGAAGGCGCTCTGAGGTGAAGGATCTGAGCAgagcccagcagggggcagcagtgagTCAGGCTAAAGGACTGCTGAAGAGACTGGAGCAGGAGATAGctgagctgaggaggagagacgctgagctggagaagctctcacacacagaggatAACATCCACTTCCTCCAGGTAACTAGACTACCCTGGCAGCTCAGATCTGAAGCTACACTCACTGTCTGATCATCTATGTAAAATCTCTGCTCAACCCgtgtgtctgtccatctgtcattcttccatctgtctctctccccctctttctttctttatctatctctcccccccctccctcctacccctctctctccagaactACCAGTCTCTCTCCAATACCAGTGTATCTTCAGATGGCCCCAgcatctctgttcctcctcttcagtACTTCAAACATGTGACTGAGGTGGTCTCTGAGCTGAGAGACAAACTAGAGGAGCTGATCCAGAGAGAGTGGTCCAACATCTCCACCACAGGTGAGCTGGTTAAACACAGCAGGTCTGGAGGAACAGCACATTAAGCCCCATGGACCCAGATATCATGTCTGGCTTCATAAGTAGGACACAGTTATAACACACCAAGACACAAAGAATAGCAGTGAGACCTATAACATGAGCAAATGTTTGTACCAACTTGATAATAAAGACTATGTGTTTGTTgtactctatgtgtgtgtctatgtatgtgtttctctgtgtgcgtttctctgtgtctgtgtgtgtgtttgtttttgtgtatatgtgtgtgtgctttttgtgtgtctctgtgtctgtgtgtgtgtgtgtatgtgcggggggggggtttacgtgtgtgtgcatatgtgtgtgtctctccagtcTCCACAATGGATGTGTTCCTGCCTCCAGAGCCCAAGACCAGAGCAGACCTCTTACCATGTGAGTCTCTGAAGTGTCCAGGTCTCTCTCCACTGACACGTGTTGAATGATGAATCTGACCCAGAACAACAGCAGCTTTAACATGGAGACTCATGAATGGACGTGTTATTAACTCTGATctggtctctgctctgctcccagaTTCCTGTCAGCTCACTCTGGACCCAAACACAACATATAcacgcctctctctgtctgaggagaacagGAAGGTGACATATCTAATGCAGCAGCAACCATATCCTGTCCATCCAGAGAGGTTCACCGTGTACAGTCAGGTGCTCTGTAAAGAGGCTCTGTCTGGACGCTGTTActgggaggtagagaggagaggtggccGTGTTGAAACAGCAGTCTCATATAAAGACATCATCAGAACAGACGGTCACTCTGGCTTTGGTAACAGTGACAAATCCTGGAGGTTACGCTGCTCTAGTGGTGGTTACACGTTCAGACATAACAGAGTTGATGCTGCAGTATCAGGCCCTCAGTCCTCCAGAGTAGGAATGTACCTGGATCACAAGGCAGGTACTCTGTCCTTCTACAGTGTCGTCTCTGACACAGTGACCCTCCTCCACAGAGTCCAGACCACCTTCACCCAGCCACTCTACCCTGGGTTTGGGCTTGTTAACCATGGTGACAGTGCAGAAATTCTAAAGCTGTGGTAGAGGGTATTATAGAGGAGTGATACCATCATACCATCATACAGAACCCTGTTACTGGTTTAGTTGGTTTATAATTTTTGTTCTTTAGTTCTATAATTCCTGGTCTTTCACCTTCatggttgtttatgatcatttaGTCTTGGCTCTACTGGACAATAGAAATCACTGTCTACTTCCTGTCCTGCTACTCAGTAAATAGAGTTTTAACTAATGATGTGTTGTAATGTTTGGGTGCTTGTGATAATCACTATTGAGATGGACGTGTTTATAACTGCTGTTGTTTAAGTGATCGGTTCACAATTGTCTCTCTGCTACTTTGAACTCCTGCTGGTTATAATGGATGTAAACAGCTGAATAAAGACATGTGAAGCTGAAAGACATCTCTCATTATTCATACTATATAAAAAGGATTTGTGCTCATGACTCACTTCTATAATTGTTtgtctttctccagttcttcctTCTATCCCTCTTTTAGTGTCCCCTTCTAGGGGGGTCGTTAGATCCTTTAACACATTTATCACACATATATCTGCTGTGCCctagtaaaatctaaagtttaagttttttaaatgtacttaattagtcagtgcattcattttgaTTGACAATcccccaaaaaaatcaacacagtgtcccaatcaacgcttgtaaaagtgttaaaccgaaaacacaaacctatatgcacgcagaattccatgtcaacaCGCTCTTTtaagcttgccaaatagccactacAGCACGGACACACAAGTCCGGGGGGGtaattccagaaagcaggttatgaaACATAACCAGGTAAGTTAGCCCACCaacaatgttgctacaacgctgggtgtcagttaacttacccgggtatgtcacataacctgctttctggaatacccccaaggtgtcggactcggcacacaagtcagaattgaggtaggctaataacacattacaaaactaaagatagtttctaaatgagaggcctaccgatcatcttattttgactgaaacataaaaacaatattacatgaagtaaaaaaaacagtatttgctctcaaatgaatgcgaaaaaa
The Hypomesus transpacificus isolate Combined female unplaced genomic scaffold, fHypTra1 scaffold_473, whole genome shotgun sequence DNA segment above includes these coding regions:
- the LOC124465334 gene encoding tripartite motif-containing protein 16-like, which translates into the protein MAQQGVVLDQDQFCCSVCLDLLKDPVTLACGHSYCSSCIEGYWDQDEQKGVYSCPQCRQSFTLRPTLKRNNMLAEVVEKLNETGGAQVAPSELTNPAGPGEVTCDLCTGPRKQRALKSCLVCMVSYCQTHLQPHYQVPGLKKHKLVEATSGLQEMICSSHDKLLEVFCRTDQQCICMLCTMEEHKGHDTVSAKAERKEKQDKLVLSQQEVQQRVQQREKELKELQQAVESLKVSGQAAEKDIERIFTELIRSIERRRSEVKDLSRAQQGAAVSQAKGLLKRLEQEIAELRRRDAELEKLSHTEDNIHFLQNYQSLSNTSVSSDGPSISVPPLQYFKHVTEVVSELRDKLEELIQREWSNISTTVSTMDVFLPPEPKTRADLLPYSCQLTLDPNTTYTRLSLSEENRKVTYLMQQQPYPVHPERFTVYSQVLCKEALSGRCYWEVERRGGRVETAVSYKDIIRTDGHSGFGNSDKSWRLRCSSGGYTFRHNRVDAAVSGPQSSRVGMYLDHKAGTLSFYSVVSDTVTLLHRVQTTFTQPLYPGFGLVNHGDSAEILKLW